One window of Pseudomonas urmiensis genomic DNA carries:
- the flgA gene encoding flagellar basal body P-ring formation chaperone FlgA yields the protein MYTKTTFFRRLTRLLAGHLAVLCLLAPSTRALADTVTLPEQLIGVTQGFLEFTVEDYLATTQTPGRYEIQVNTLDPRLRMPLCSQALDASLESPAQPLGRVTVRVRCDSSAPWTVFVPAQVKLFREVVVMVRPLKRESVVGEGDVALRERDVGTLNQGFLSDLDQALGMKLLRPAVLDQVLTPQHLEQAEVIRKGDHVVIIARSGSLSVRMPGEALSKGGLSEQIRVRNLNSKRVVKARVTGPGQVEVAM from the coding sequence ATGTACACGAAAACGACATTTTTCCGACGACTGACGCGCCTGCTGGCCGGCCACTTGGCCGTGTTGTGCCTGCTCGCCCCCAGCACTCGCGCGCTGGCGGACACAGTAACCTTGCCTGAACAGCTTATCGGTGTCACCCAAGGGTTTCTTGAATTCACCGTCGAAGATTACCTGGCCACCACCCAGACCCCGGGGCGTTACGAGATCCAGGTCAACACCCTCGACCCACGGCTGCGCATGCCGCTGTGCAGCCAGGCGCTGGACGCCTCACTGGAAAGCCCAGCGCAGCCGCTGGGTCGGGTCACGGTGCGTGTGCGCTGTGACAGCAGCGCACCGTGGACAGTGTTCGTCCCGGCGCAGGTCAAGCTGTTCCGTGAGGTGGTGGTGATGGTCCGTCCACTCAAGCGCGAGAGTGTGGTGGGCGAAGGCGATGTCGCCTTGCGTGAACGCGACGTCGGCACACTCAACCAAGGTTTTCTCAGTGACCTGGACCAGGCGCTGGGCATGAAGCTGTTGCGCCCGGCCGTGCTTGATCAGGTCTTGACCCCGCAACACCTGGAACAGGCCGAGGTGATCCGTAAGGGCGATCACGTGGTGATCATCGCCCGCAGCGGCAGCCTGAGCGTGCGCATGCCCGGTGAAGCCCTGAGCAAGGGCGGCCTGAGCGAACAGATCCGGGTACGCAATCTGAACTCAAAACGCGTAGTGAAGGCGCGGGTCACCGGACCCGGGCAGGTCGAGGTGGCCATGTAG
- a CDS encoding flagella synthesis protein FlgN, translating to MHDTTLLQLIEDDIAPTQELLELLQSEAVALHGREMVALEEILARKQSLIILLEQQGQRRNNLLASLGLSANRAGVQALAAQSPNGDLILQQLDVLTQLMDTCQQVNETNGRIIQMQQQVTANQIRILNGGDSPSLYDSRGATSPLAKPRALSQV from the coding sequence ATGCACGATACTACCCTGCTGCAATTGATCGAAGACGACATCGCCCCTACCCAGGAGCTGCTCGAGCTGCTACAGAGCGAAGCAGTGGCCCTGCATGGCCGGGAAATGGTCGCGCTGGAAGAAATCCTGGCGCGCAAACAGTCGTTGATCATATTGCTCGAACAGCAGGGCCAGCGGCGCAACAACCTGCTCGCAAGCCTTGGCCTGAGTGCCAATCGCGCCGGCGTGCAGGCACTCGCGGCGCAGTCGCCAAATGGCGACTTGATCTTGCAGCAACTCGATGTGCTGACCCAACTGATGGACACCTGCCAGCAGGTCAACGAGACCAATGGCCGGATCATTCAGATGCAGCAGCAAGTCACGGCCAACCAGATCAGAATCCTCAACGGCGGCGATTCTCCGTCGCTGTACGATAGCCGTGGCGCGACCTCGCCACTGGCTAAGCCTCGGGCGCTCAGCCAAGTGTGA
- a CDS encoding flagellar brake protein, which yields MFNESDAPQPPKVLSTPLEIAANLRQLLDSHDPLIITFHERSQRFQSYVVHVDRDSNTLALDEMIPRDGEKFIENGEPFRVEGFHDGVRIAWECNTPLTITEIDGHRSYRGPLPEEVTYHQRRNAFRAALKLSQLVDVTLDGTHLKGNGALRGKLLDISATGCKMRFDGNVEERLQLGQVYERFKAANPLGLNDVMVELRHLHYEERINTTFAGVRFHNLNGQAQRKIESFVYQLQREARRFDKDDY from the coding sequence GTGTTCAATGAATCCGATGCTCCCCAGCCGCCTAAGGTGCTGAGCACTCCGTTGGAGATTGCCGCCAACCTGCGCCAGCTGCTGGATAGCCACGATCCGCTGATCATCACCTTCCATGAGCGCAGCCAGCGATTCCAGAGCTACGTGGTGCATGTGGACCGTGACAGCAACACCTTGGCGCTGGACGAGATGATCCCGCGCGACGGCGAAAAATTCATCGAGAATGGCGAACCCTTCCGCGTCGAAGGCTTCCACGACGGTGTCCGTATAGCCTGGGAATGCAACACCCCGCTGACCATCACCGAAATCGACGGCCACCGCAGCTACCGCGGCCCACTGCCGGAAGAAGTGACCTATCACCAGCGGCGTAATGCCTTCCGCGCTGCGTTGAAGCTGTCGCAGCTGGTCGATGTCACGCTCGATGGCACTCACCTCAAGGGCAATGGCGCGCTGCGCGGCAAGCTGCTGGATATTTCCGCCACCGGCTGCAAGATGCGCTTTGACGGCAACGTCGAGGAGCGCCTGCAACTGGGGCAGGTGTATGAGCGCTTCAAGGCAGCCAACCCGCTGGGGCTGAACGATGTGATGGTGGAGTTGCGTCACCTGCATTACGAAGAGCGGATCAACACGACGTTTGCCGGTGTGCGCTTCCATAACCTCAATGGTCAGGCGCAGCGCAAGATCGAGAGTTTTGTCTACCAGCTGCAGCGTGAGGCGCGGCGGTTCGACAAGGACGATTATTGA
- the bkdR gene encoding Bkd operon transcriptional regulator BkdR, translating to MRKLDRTDIGILNSLQENARITNAELARSVNLSPTPCFNRVKAMEELGVIRQQVTLLSPEALGLDVNVFIHVSLEKQVEQSLHRFEEEIAERPEVMECYLMTGDPDYLLRVLLPSIQALERFLDYLTRLPGVANIRSSFALKQVRYKTALPLPANGMTLRE from the coding sequence ATGCGCAAACTCGATCGCACGGATATCGGCATTCTCAACAGCCTGCAGGAAAACGCCCGGATCACCAACGCGGAGCTGGCGCGCTCGGTGAACCTGTCACCGACGCCGTGTTTCAATCGGGTCAAGGCGATGGAGGAGTTGGGGGTGATTCGCCAGCAGGTGACCTTGCTCTCGCCCGAGGCGCTGGGGCTGGATGTGAATGTGTTCATCCATGTCAGCCTGGAGAAACAGGTCGAACAGTCGCTGCACCGCTTCGAGGAAGAGATCGCCGAGCGGCCTGAGGTAATGGAGTGCTACCTGATGACGGGCGATCCGGATTATCTGCTGCGGGTGCTATTGCCGAGCATTCAGGCGCTGGAGCGGTTTCTCGATTACCTGACGCGTTTGCCGGGGGTGGCCAACATTCGCTCCAGCTTTGCCCTCAAGCAGGTGCGCTACAAGACCGCCTTGCCGTTGCCGGCCAATGGCATGACCTTGCGTGAGTGA
- a CDS encoding chemotaxis protein CheV has protein sequence MAGVMDSVNQRTQLVGQNRLELLLFRLNGDQLYGINVFKVREVLQCPELTVLPKSHPVVRGVANIRGATIPILDLSMATGLPGLKEETRNSFVIITEYNTKTQGFLVHSVERIVNMNWEEIHPPPKGTGRDHYLTAVTRVDNRMVEIIDVEKVLAEVSPSSESVSAGVVDAEVQDKAVLLRVLTVDDSSVARKQVSRCLQTVGVEVVALNDGRQALDYLRKLVDEGKRPEDEFLMMISDIEMPEMDGYTLTAEIRSDPRMQKLHIVLHTSLSGVFNQAMVKKVGADDFLAKFKPDDLAQRVVDRINATH, from the coding sequence ATGGCTGGTGTTATGGATTCGGTCAACCAGCGCACGCAGCTGGTTGGGCAGAATCGCCTGGAACTCTTGCTGTTCCGCCTCAATGGCGATCAGCTTTATGGCATCAACGTGTTCAAGGTCCGGGAGGTGCTGCAGTGCCCGGAATTGACCGTGTTGCCCAAGTCTCATCCGGTGGTACGCGGCGTTGCCAACATACGCGGGGCGACCATCCCAATTCTTGACCTGTCGATGGCTACCGGCTTGCCGGGCCTGAAGGAAGAAACCCGCAACAGCTTCGTGATCATCACCGAGTACAACACCAAGACCCAGGGCTTTCTGGTGCATTCGGTCGAACGCATCGTCAACATGAACTGGGAAGAGATTCATCCGCCACCCAAGGGCACCGGTCGCGACCATTACCTGACCGCGGTTACCCGGGTCGACAACCGCATGGTGGAAATCATCGACGTCGAGAAGGTGCTGGCCGAAGTGTCGCCGTCGTCCGAGTCGGTGTCTGCCGGCGTGGTCGATGCCGAGGTGCAGGACAAGGCGGTACTGCTGCGAGTGCTGACAGTCGACGATTCGTCGGTGGCGCGCAAGCAGGTCAGTCGCTGCCTGCAAACCGTCGGGGTCGAGGTGGTGGCGCTCAATGATGGCCGTCAGGCGTTGGATTACCTGCGTAAGCTGGTCGATGAGGGTAAGCGTCCGGAAGATGAGTTCCTGATGATGATCTCGGACATTGAAATGCCAGAAATGGATGGCTACACCCTTACCGCAGAGATTCGCAGCGATCCGCGCATGCAAAAATTGCACATCGTCCTGCATACTTCCCTGTCTGGGGTGTTCAACCAGGCCATGGTCAAGAAAGTCGGCGCCGACGACTTCCTGGCCAAGTTCAAGCCGGACGACCTTGCCCAACGGGTGGTCGACCGGATCAACGCGACGCATTGA
- the flgM gene encoding flagellar biosynthesis anti-sigma factor FlgM has translation MVIDFSRLNNSPSVTGGVRGTTATGNAEKTGEASEAPARSSVSGEAVHLSQEAQQLQKISDKLRDQPVVNSARVAELKQAIADGSYQVDAGRVASKLLDFEAQR, from the coding sequence ATGGTCATCGACTTCAGTCGTTTGAATAACTCTCCGTCCGTTACGGGCGGCGTTCGCGGCACTACCGCGACCGGCAACGCCGAGAAAACCGGCGAAGCCAGTGAAGCGCCAGCGCGCTCCAGCGTCAGCGGAGAAGCGGTACACCTCAGTCAAGAGGCCCAGCAGTTGCAGAAGATCAGCGACAAGCTGCGCGATCAGCCGGTGGTCAACAGTGCCCGTGTGGCCGAGTTGAAGCAGGCAATCGCAGATGGCAGCTACCAGGTCGATGCCGGCCGGGTCGCCAGCAAACTGCTAGATTTCGAAGCTCAGCGCTGA
- a CDS encoding MFS transporter, with the protein MRQIWKSFRSLYFAALMMLIGSGLLSTYLALRLAADHVDSLWVGALMAANYFGLALGGKIGHRLIGRVGHIRAYATCAGIVGAAVLGHGLTDLLPVWVGLRMIVGLGMMCQYMVIESWLNEQADAKQRGAVFSGYMIASYLGLVLGQLILVVHPELGPELLMLVAMCFALCLVPVAMTRRIHPAPLRPAPMEPKFFIKRVPQSLSTVLGSGLIVGSFYGLAPLYASSQGLSTEQIGLFMGCCIFAGLVVQWPLGWLSDRYDRAVLIRSAAVGLALAAAPLAILPSVPLEVLFAIGFVISLLQFCLYPLAVAFSNDHVESERRVSLTAMLLVTYGVGACIGPLAAGVLMKVLGPQMLYAFFLFFALVLVWRIRPKAVTGLHQVQDAPLGHVAMPAAGSPLSAALDPRVDEQTVQDVMQAPIAAEDTEDEQQEQDMPAAQVDKPA; encoded by the coding sequence ATGCGACAGATCTGGAAGTCTTTTCGTTCGCTGTATTTCGCCGCCCTGATGATGCTGATCGGCTCGGGCCTGTTGAGTACCTACCTGGCCCTGCGCCTGGCTGCCGACCATGTCGACAGCCTGTGGGTCGGTGCGCTGATGGCGGCCAACTACTTCGGTCTGGCGCTGGGCGGCAAGATCGGTCACCGGCTGATCGGCCGGGTGGGTCATATTCGCGCCTATGCCACCTGCGCCGGCATCGTCGGCGCAGCGGTGCTGGGCCATGGCCTGACCGACTTGCTACCGGTATGGGTGGGCCTGCGGATGATCGTCGGCCTGGGGATGATGTGCCAGTACATGGTGATCGAGAGCTGGCTCAACGAGCAGGCCGACGCCAAGCAACGCGGTGCGGTGTTCAGTGGCTACATGATCGCCTCGTACCTGGGCCTGGTGCTCGGGCAGTTGATCCTGGTCGTGCACCCTGAGCTTGGCCCAGAGCTGTTGATGTTGGTCGCCATGTGCTTTGCCCTGTGCCTGGTGCCGGTGGCCATGACCCGGCGGATTCACCCGGCGCCCCTGCGTCCGGCGCCGATGGAGCCGAAGTTCTTCATCAAGCGAGTCCCGCAGTCGTTGAGTACGGTGCTCGGCTCGGGCCTGATCGTCGGTTCGTTCTATGGCCTGGCGCCGCTGTATGCCTCCAGCCAAGGCTTGAGCACCGAGCAGATCGGTCTGTTCATGGGCTGCTGCATCTTTGCCGGGCTGGTGGTGCAGTGGCCGCTGGGCTGGCTGTCTGATCGCTACGACCGTGCGGTGTTGATCCGCAGTGCGGCGGTGGGGCTGGCATTGGCGGCGGCGCCGCTGGCGATCTTGCCCAGTGTGCCGCTGGAGGTCCTGTTTGCCATTGGCTTTGTGATTTCCTTGCTGCAGTTCTGCCTGTATCCATTGGCGGTAGCGTTTTCCAACGACCACGTGGAGAGTGAACGGCGGGTCTCGCTGACCGCCATGCTGCTGGTGACCTATGGCGTGGGCGCTTGTATCGGGCCGTTGGCGGCGGGGGTGCTGATGAAGGTGCTGGGCCCGCAGATGCTGTATGCGTTCTTCTTGTTCTTCGCCTTGGTGCTGGTATGGCGCATTCGGCCTAAAGCGGTTACGGGCTTGCACCAGGTGCAGGACGCACCGCTGGGCCACGTGGCGATGCCGGCCGCTGGCTCGCCGCTGTCGGCAGCCCTCGACCCACGGGTCGATGAGCAGACGGTGCAAGACGTGATGCAGGCGCCGATTGCGGCGGAAGATACCGAGGATGAGCAGCAAGAGCAGGACATGCCTGCGGCGCAAGTCGACAAGCCGGCTTGA
- the cheR gene encoding protein-glutamate O-methyltransferase CheR, producing the protein MSTGNLDFEQFRVFLEKACGILLGENKQYLVSSRLNKLMEQQGIKSLGELVQRIQSQPRSGLREQVVDAMTTNETLWFRDTYPFEVLKNKVIPEFLKGNPGQRLRIWSAACSSGQEPYSLSMAIDEFERSNLGQLKMGAQIVATDLSGAMLTNCKSGEYDSLAIARGLSQERLQRYFDPKGPGRWAVKAPIRSRVEFRSFNLLDSYASLGKFDVVFCRNVLIYFSAQVKKDILLRIHSTLKPGGYLFLGASEALNGLPDHYQMVQCSPGIIYQAK; encoded by the coding sequence TTGTCTACGGGTAATTTGGATTTCGAACAGTTCCGGGTCTTCCTGGAGAAAGCCTGTGGCATCCTGCTGGGCGAGAATAAGCAGTACCTGGTCTCCAGCCGTCTCAACAAGCTGATGGAGCAGCAGGGCATCAAGTCTCTGGGTGAGCTGGTGCAGCGCATTCAGAGCCAACCGCGAAGCGGCCTGCGTGAGCAGGTGGTCGACGCCATGACCACCAACGAAACCCTGTGGTTTCGCGATACCTATCCATTCGAAGTGCTCAAGAACAAAGTCATCCCTGAGTTCCTCAAGGGTAACCCTGGGCAGCGTCTGCGCATCTGGTCGGCGGCTTGCTCCTCCGGGCAGGAGCCGTACTCGCTGTCGATGGCCATCGACGAGTTCGAGCGCAGCAACCTTGGCCAGTTGAAAATGGGCGCGCAGATTGTCGCCACCGACCTATCCGGGGCGATGCTGACCAACTGCAAAAGTGGTGAATACGACAGCCTGGCGATTGCCCGTGGCCTCTCGCAAGAGCGTCTGCAGCGTTATTTCGACCCGAAAGGGCCGGGGCGCTGGGCGGTCAAGGCGCCGATTCGCAGCCGGGTCGAGTTCCGCTCGTTCAACCTGCTCGATAGTTACGCGAGCCTGGGCAAGTTCGATGTGGTGTTCTGCCGCAACGTGCTGATCTACTTCTCGGCTCAGGTCAAGAAGGACATCCTGCTGCGTATTCACAGCACGCTCAAGCCTGGCGGGTATCTGTTCCTGGGCGCTTCGGAGGCGCTCAACGGTTTGCCGGATCACTACCAGATGGTTCAGTGCAGTCCGGGGATCATCTATCAGGCCAAGTGA
- a CDS encoding glutamine synthetase family protein, with protein MTAEGFLEGRRLQMARGVLLQCIMGGYPAATFYGSDDGDLALVADPAQVHRLPWSDEARALAICDANELDGASSGLSTRGQLKAVIARYAALGLAPVVATELEFFVFAPNGDPGQPFQPPLGTDGRRELGHSAFSVSSNNGLRPFFNEVYRCMAALGLPRDTFMHEMGVSQFEINLLHGDPLLLADQTFLFKHLLKEVALKHGLTVVCMAKPLAKTPGSSMHIHQSLVEIGSGRNVFSDAAGQPTETFHHFIGGLQACMADFTALFAPNVNSYQRLCHPYASPNNACWSQDNRAAGLRIPASSPLARRVENRLPGADANPYLAIAASLGAGLHGIEQQLQPTPAIQGEFEVPEHLSLPCTLHAALERLKRSTLARELFGKEFIEGYVATKTLELSDFFDEITPWERRVLAAQA; from the coding sequence ATGACAGCCGAAGGTTTCCTCGAAGGCCGGCGCCTGCAAATGGCCCGTGGGGTACTGCTGCAATGCATCATGGGTGGTTACCCGGCCGCCACGTTCTACGGCAGCGACGACGGCGACCTGGCATTGGTCGCCGACCCCGCCCAGGTTCACCGCCTGCCCTGGAGCGACGAGGCGCGGGCTCTGGCCATCTGCGATGCCAACGAGCTCGATGGCGCCTCATCCGGGTTGTCGACCCGTGGCCAGTTGAAGGCAGTCATTGCCCGTTATGCTGCACTGGGCCTGGCGCCAGTGGTGGCCACCGAGCTCGAATTCTTTGTCTTCGCCCCTAATGGCGACCCTGGCCAGCCGTTCCAGCCGCCGCTGGGCACGGACGGTCGCCGCGAACTGGGTCATTCGGCGTTCAGCGTCAGCTCCAACAACGGCTTGCGCCCATTCTTCAATGAGGTATACCGCTGCATGGCCGCACTCGGCCTGCCGCGCGACACCTTCATGCACGAGATGGGCGTCAGCCAGTTCGAGATCAATCTGCTGCACGGCGACCCGCTGCTGTTGGCTGACCAGACGTTCCTGTTCAAGCACCTGCTCAAGGAAGTCGCGCTCAAGCATGGCCTGACCGTGGTGTGCATGGCCAAGCCATTGGCGAAAACCCCAGGCAGCTCGATGCACATCCATCAGAGCCTGGTCGAGATCGGCAGTGGGCGCAATGTCTTCAGTGATGCGGCAGGGCAGCCCACCGAGACCTTCCATCACTTCATCGGCGGCCTGCAGGCGTGCATGGCGGACTTCACCGCGTTGTTCGCGCCCAACGTCAATTCCTATCAGCGCCTGTGCCATCCCTACGCCTCGCCCAACAACGCCTGCTGGTCGCAAGACAACCGCGCCGCTGGCCTGCGCATCCCGGCCAGTTCGCCGTTGGCGCGTCGGGTCGAAAACCGCTTGCCCGGCGCCGACGCCAACCCCTACCTGGCGATCGCCGCCAGCCTGGGCGCCGGCTTGCATGGCATCGAGCAGCAGTTGCAGCCGACGCCGGCGATCCAGGGTGAATTCGAAGTGCCGGAGCACCTGAGCCTGCCCTGCACCCTGCATGCTGCGCTGGAGCGGCTCAAGCGCAGCACGCTGGCGCGGGAACTGTTCGGCAAGGAGTTCATCGAAGGCTATGTCGCGACCAAGACCCTGGAGCTGAGCGATTTCTTCGATGAGATCACCCCGTGGGAGCGCCGCGTGCTGGCGGCACAAGCCTGA
- a CDS encoding 3-methyl-2-oxobutanoate dehydrogenase (2-methylpropanoyl-transferring) subunit alpha, with amino-acid sequence MNEYAPLRLHVPEPTGRPGCQTDFSYLRLNDAGLVRKPPIDVEPAETADLSKSLVRVLDENGNAVGPWAEDIDPQVLRQGMRAMLKTRIFDSRMVVAQRQKKMSFYMQSLGEEAIGSGQALALNRSDMCFPTYRQQSILMAREVSLVDMICQLLSNTRDPLKGRQLPIMYSVREAGFFTISGNLATQFVQAVGWAMASAIKGDTKIASAWIGDGATAESDFHTALTFAHVYRAPVILNVVNNQWAISTFQAIAGGESTTFAGRGVGCGIASLRVDGNDFIAVYAASRWAAERARRGLGPTLIEWVTYRAGPHSTSDDPSKYRPADDWSHFPLGDPIARLKQHLIQIGQWSEEEHQAVTAEFEAEILKAQKDAEQFGTLSNGHIPSAASMFEDVYKEMPEHLRRQRQELGV; translated from the coding sequence ATGAACGAGTACGCCCCCCTGCGTTTGCATGTGCCCGAGCCTACCGGCCGGCCAGGCTGCCAGACCGATTTTTCCTACCTGCGTCTGAACGATGCAGGCCTGGTACGTAAACCCCCTATTGATGTCGAGCCTGCCGAAACGGCGGACCTGTCCAAGAGCCTGGTCCGGGTTTTGGATGAAAACGGCAATGCCGTCGGCCCGTGGGCCGAGGACATTGACCCGCAGGTGCTGCGCCAAGGCATGCGCGCCATGCTCAAGACGCGCATCTTCGACAGTCGCATGGTGGTTGCCCAGCGCCAGAAGAAGATGTCCTTCTACATGCAGAGCCTGGGCGAGGAAGCCATTGGCAGCGGTCAGGCACTGGCCTTGAACCGCAGCGACATGTGCTTCCCGACCTACCGCCAGCAGAGCATCCTGATGGCCCGCGAGGTATCGCTGGTGGACATGATCTGCCAGTTGCTGTCGAACACCCGCGACCCGCTCAAGGGCCGCCAGTTGCCGATCATGTATTCGGTCCGCGAGGCCGGCTTCTTCACCATCAGCGGCAACCTGGCCACCCAGTTCGTCCAGGCGGTCGGCTGGGCCATGGCGTCGGCGATCAAGGGTGACACCAAGATCGCCTCGGCCTGGATCGGCGACGGCGCCACGGCCGAGTCGGACTTCCACACCGCCCTGACCTTCGCCCACGTCTACCGCGCGCCGGTGATTCTCAACGTGGTCAACAACCAGTGGGCGATCTCCACCTTCCAGGCCATTGCCGGTGGTGAGTCGACCACCTTCGCCGGGCGTGGCGTAGGTTGTGGCATCGCTTCGCTGCGCGTCGATGGCAACGACTTCATCGCCGTCTACGCCGCCTCGCGCTGGGCCGCTGAACGTGCCCGCCGTGGCCTGGGGCCGACTTTGATCGAGTGGGTCACCTACCGCGCCGGCCCACACTCGACTTCCGACGATCCGTCCAAGTACCGCCCCGCCGATGACTGGAGCCACTTCCCGCTGGGCGACCCGATCGCTCGCCTGAAGCAGCACCTGATCCAGATCGGCCAGTGGTCCGAGGAAGAACATCAAGCGGTGACTGCCGAGTTCGAAGCCGAGATTCTCAAGGCCCAGAAAGACGCCGAACAGTTCGGCACCTTGAGCAATGGCCATATCCCAAGCGCCGCCTCGATGTTCGAGGACGTGTACAAGGAAATGCCCGAACACCTGCGCCGTCAGCGCCAAGAGCTGGGGGTCTGA